A window of Persicobacter psychrovividus contains these coding sequences:
- a CDS encoding RHS repeat-associated core domain-containing protein, translating into MCNSKASGNATYAYDATGNRVSKQHHGQSSIYIRDASGNTMAVYDQSGALKEMPIYGSQRIGMVKALDTDGQFTHGNRQYEYSNHLGNVLAVSTDKMTAVGEHGDLISASNYYPFGLRIGDRSMNSGDYRYGFNGKEDDRNFSNSQLIQDYGFRLYNPALGKFLSVDPLTKSYPMLTPYQFASNSPIVNIDLDGAEGVEAITKTGKEVGTKIVRTTVQRSNTLIGPGGQIIKGGSPLLKGTLRLGGALFGTIVYVITPITAGSNDVFTKEQQEYQYLEFLVRNGQSDPGLHDRYLELGERLYGRYDKRISIGHGNIAESDGPQIVYRIYNSKTGETLKYGISGQPDYKKKTIPGTSKLGNPRPDQQIREYNEGEESDPFKGHYTYEILDRFDGQGSRQKALDKEQQYVDDYFEKTGRRMRKQDRPRPTKEN; encoded by the coding sequence TTGTGTAATTCCAAGGCCAGTGGAAACGCCACCTACGCCTATGACGCCACGGGCAACCGGGTATCTAAACAACATCATGGACAAAGTAGCATCTACATCCGTGACGCTTCCGGCAATACCATGGCGGTCTATGACCAGTCGGGTGCGCTGAAAGAAATGCCGATTTACGGCAGTCAGCGGATTGGGATGGTGAAGGCGCTCGATACCGATGGTCAATTCACCCACGGTAACCGACAGTATGAGTACAGCAACCACCTCGGGAATGTGTTGGCTGTCTCTACGGATAAAATGACCGCCGTTGGTGAACATGGCGACCTGATCTCCGCCTCGAATTATTATCCTTTTGGGTTGAGGATTGGGGATCGGAGTATGAATTCGGGGGATTATCGATATGGGTTTAATGGCAAAGAGGACGATCGAAATTTCTCCAATAGCCAACTGATTCAGGATTATGGATTCAGGTTGTATAATCCTGCGCTCGGGAAGTTCTTGAGTGTGGATCCGTTGACGAAGAGTTATCCGATGTTGACGCCGTATCAGTTTGCGAGTAATAGCCCTATAGTTAATATTGATTTAGATGGTGCAGAGGGGGTTGAAGCTATTACGAAAACAGGAAAGGAAGTCGGTACGAAAATAGTAAGGACCACTGTCCAGAGAAGTAATACTTTGATAGGGCCCGGGGGGCAAATTATTAAGGGAGGTTCCCCTCTTCTAAAAGGAACTTTGAGGCTTGGAGGTGCGCTATTTGGAACAATAGTATATGTCATTACGCCTATTACAGCTGGATCAAATGATGTTTTTACAAAAGAGCAACAGGAGTATCAGTATTTAGAATTCTTAGTTCGAAATGGTCAATCAGACCCAGGTTTGCATGACCGATATTTAGAGCTTGGAGAAAGGTTATATGGAAGATATGACAAAAGAATTTCGATAGGCCATGGCAACATTGCTGAATCTGATGGTCCTCAGATAGTTTATAGAATTTATAATAGCAAAACAGGAGAGACTTTAAAATATGGTATTTCAGGCCAACCTGATTATAAGAAAAAAACTATTCCAGGAACAAGTAAATTAGGAAATCCGAGGCCAGATCAACAAATTAGAGAGTATAACGAGGGGGAGGAATCTGATCCCTTTAAAGGTCATTACACATATGAAATTTTGGATAGGTTTGATGGCCAAGGAAGTCGACAAAAAGCATTGGATAAAGAACAGCAATATGTTGATGATTATTTTGAGAAAACAGGAAGAAGAATGCGAAAGCAGGATAGACCAAGACCTACAAAAGAAAATTAG
- a CDS encoding alpha/beta hydrolase, producing the protein MKNLLFILALLLSSSGVYGQVNPSKIQVFKTVDSVALEMHIFKPKQQTPSASAIVLYFGGGWRVGSPSAMYPQAKYFTDRGMTVFCPQYRTRLTNHTTIYECIQDAQDAFIWVHQHAKGFQIDKNKILAGGGSAGGHLAANLMFAPSLSEQKEAVPAPKALVLFNPVLDVSAQGYGNPAIVRELKSTPYQWDQFSPLHQITVDFCPTLIMNGDQDQVTALARAKSFQAVMQEKGNDCELSVFKGGVHGFFNYGFAQTKKYKPGTKNRYFYETLQAADDFLVQHGFLEAADPILIPADALYPVAQQ; encoded by the coding sequence ATGAAAAATCTCCTTTTTATTTTAGCATTGCTGCTTTCTTCCTCCGGTGTTTATGGGCAGGTGAACCCTTCCAAAATTCAGGTTTTCAAAACGGTCGATTCGGTGGCGTTGGAAATGCATATTTTCAAACCGAAACAGCAGACACCTTCCGCCTCGGCCATTGTGCTCTATTTTGGCGGAGGCTGGCGGGTGGGAAGCCCTTCGGCGATGTACCCACAGGCGAAGTATTTTACTGATCGGGGCATGACGGTTTTTTGTCCGCAATATCGTACTCGATTGACTAATCATACCACCATTTATGAATGTATTCAGGATGCGCAGGATGCTTTTATTTGGGTACACCAACATGCTAAAGGGTTTCAGATCGACAAAAACAAAATATTGGCAGGCGGAGGCTCTGCGGGTGGGCATTTGGCAGCTAACCTGATGTTTGCTCCCTCATTGTCGGAGCAAAAAGAGGCTGTTCCTGCACCCAAAGCTTTAGTCTTGTTCAATCCTGTACTTGACGTCAGTGCGCAGGGGTATGGCAATCCTGCCATTGTTCGGGAACTGAAATCAACACCTTATCAATGGGATCAATTTTCGCCCTTGCATCAAATAACCGTAGATTTTTGCCCGACACTGATTATGAATGGAGATCAGGATCAGGTCACCGCACTGGCAAGGGCAAAATCCTTTCAAGCCGTTATGCAAGAAAAAGGGAATGATTGCGAGCTATCGGTTTTTAAAGGTGGGGTACACGGCTTTTTCAATTATGGCTTTGCCCAAACCAAGAAGTACAAGCCAGGGACGAAAAATCGCTACTTTTATGAGACGCTGCAAGCGGCCGATGATTTTTTAGTTCAGCATGGATTTCTCGAAGCTGCCGACCCCATACTGATTCCAGCGGATGCCTTGTATCCCGTTGCGCAACAATAG
- a CDS encoding replication initiation protein, whose amino-acid sequence MEDFLIVKSRKFATSSNQISLSKVQERALNLISKKINDKDYARLESDLPELSQTTLELTESESGKELKALRDMARYDYIVSVNVSDLTESAKPSGDEYKQILSKLMELPQFQVTFLDGQTLFSGSAFPWVKCKLNDSMEFDSFSTAKIKVAGPLAIHFISDHWKGKGRGGFIAFQNSRTFFFNVSYSHRLYDLLLSVWNWNIEGPQTVAFDIQEFSYRIAPNVYRLKKNRKGEAVPKIEIFSNIKTYPVDYSLFKRKALVPAINDINNSPSCDIYLEENFQVKRVGRSISKIMITFGKKKHLANNEKIYLNADDPVDIILTKLRKDIFYSNQEDYDADRQKVIEMTTGMSPEVVQSALKKMAGKNRIKYPLAYFEKVLKNEKTNGAQTAFAFPANTAVSQEQRPKQSAIAKNQQSIRKEETDQFVVREIELLNQQIRQRYFDRFAFDKEMVDNWLAQASAYEKKTYQQEQFDGMALSFYKRFLVLENGSAHECMAINLRARREVLEHFIMNSQGTTDKDVLAFIEKVVPLLEAIDQ is encoded by the coding sequence ATGGAAGATTTTTTAATTGTCAAGAGTCGTAAATTTGCCACCTCCTCAAATCAGATAAGCCTTTCAAAGGTGCAGGAGCGTGCGTTGAACCTGATTTCCAAAAAGATCAATGACAAGGATTACGCAAGGCTGGAGAGTGATTTGCCGGAGCTTAGTCAGACTACCCTTGAACTGACCGAGAGCGAGAGTGGCAAGGAACTGAAGGCATTGCGGGATATGGCGCGTTACGACTATATTGTATCGGTGAACGTCTCGGACCTCACGGAGTCGGCCAAGCCTTCAGGGGACGAGTATAAGCAAATTTTAAGCAAGCTGATGGAGCTTCCACAGTTTCAGGTGACTTTTCTTGACGGTCAGACCTTATTCTCTGGTTCCGCTTTTCCCTGGGTAAAATGTAAACTGAACGATTCGATGGAGTTCGATTCCTTTTCCACGGCGAAAATCAAGGTTGCAGGACCACTGGCGATTCATTTTATTTCAGATCACTGGAAAGGCAAGGGCAGAGGCGGATTTATTGCATTCCAGAACAGCCGAACATTCTTTTTTAATGTCAGCTACAGCCACCGCTTGTACGATCTGTTGCTGTCGGTTTGGAACTGGAATATTGAAGGGCCACAGACGGTCGCTTTCGATATTCAGGAGTTCTCTTACCGTATAGCGCCGAATGTTTATCGGCTGAAGAAAAACCGAAAAGGGGAGGCCGTTCCCAAGATCGAGATCTTTTCGAATATCAAAACTTATCCAGTAGATTACTCCCTTTTCAAACGCAAGGCACTTGTGCCTGCGATTAACGATATCAATAATTCCCCTTCCTGCGATATTTATCTTGAAGAGAACTTTCAGGTCAAGCGGGTAGGGCGGTCGATTTCGAAAATCATGATTACTTTTGGCAAGAAAAAACACCTGGCCAATAATGAGAAAATTTACCTGAATGCAGACGATCCTGTGGATATTATCCTGACCAAGCTGCGCAAAGATATTTTCTATTCCAATCAGGAGGATTACGATGCTGATCGTCAGAAAGTCATTGAGATGACCACCGGGATGAGTCCTGAAGTGGTGCAGTCGGCACTGAAGAAAATGGCGGGGAAAAACCGGATAAAATATCCGCTGGCTTATTTTGAAAAGGTTCTCAAGAATGAAAAAACTAATGGCGCACAAACGGCCTTTGCCTTCCCAGCAAATACAGCGGTAAGTCAGGAGCAACGTCCGAAACAGTCGGCCATTGCAAAAAATCAGCAATCAATTCGCAAAGAAGAAACGGACCAGTTTGTGGTGCGGGAGATTGAGTTGTTGAATCAGCAGATTCGCCAGCGATATTTCGACCGTTTTGCTTTCGATAAAGAAATGGTAGACAACTGGCTGGCACAGGCGAGTGCCTATGAAAAGAAAACTTATCAGCAGGAACAGTTTGATGGCATGGCTCTTTCCTTTTATAAGCGCTTTTTGGTCCTTGAAAATGGCAGTGCTCACGAGTGCATGGCCATTAACCTGAGGGCACGCCGGGAGGTGCTGGAGCATTTTATTATGAACAGTCAGGGGACAACGGACAAAGACGTTTTAGCCTTTATTGAGAAGGTTGTGCCACTGCTCGAGGCCATTGATCAATAA
- a CDS encoding MFS transporter, with protein sequence MQQVAEKQEVQSLSSDGKSGKYRYRILALLFMATTINYMDRSIIGVLAPTLEGIFGWTKTDYAQINIAFKLAYAIGMLSMGGIIDKFGTRIGYTLSIAIWSTFGMLHSMLRPGFGLIGFIMARFGLGFGEAGNFPAAVKTVAEWFPKKDRAFATGIFNAGSNVGAILAPIAVGLIVLEDGTNWQYSFLVTGALSAIWVVLWIKTYKKPEEHTSVSKEELAYIKSDTSAEEEKVEKLPWSTVVKKKQTWAFAVGKMTDGVWFFFMFWSGMFFKDTFGVSIKELGAALVLVYVFADLGSIGGGYLPKFFINRNWSLNAARKTSMLICALCIVPVVFATLTDNQWIAAILIALASGGHQAWSANLFTVASDTMPKAATASVVGFGGMVGAVTGMVIDFFLGHYLDAFGSNAYFWMFLVAGCSYLIILGIIHLMLPKLEEAKF encoded by the coding sequence ATGCAACAAGTAGCAGAAAAACAAGAGGTACAATCCCTCAGCTCTGATGGAAAATCAGGGAAATATCGCTATCGAATACTGGCCTTATTATTTATGGCCACCACGATCAACTATATGGATCGTAGTATTATCGGTGTATTGGCGCCAACGCTGGAAGGAATCTTCGGGTGGACCAAAACCGATTATGCACAGATCAATATTGCCTTCAAACTTGCCTATGCCATCGGAATGCTCTCGATGGGCGGCATCATTGATAAATTTGGCACCCGCATTGGGTACACGCTTTCTATCGCCATATGGAGTACTTTCGGGATGTTACACTCGATGTTACGTCCTGGTTTCGGACTGATCGGCTTCATTATGGCCCGCTTTGGCCTGGGCTTTGGCGAGGCAGGAAACTTTCCCGCTGCGGTAAAAACCGTTGCCGAGTGGTTTCCTAAAAAGGACCGTGCTTTTGCCACGGGGATTTTCAATGCCGGCTCCAATGTCGGTGCTATTCTTGCGCCAATTGCAGTAGGTTTGATTGTCCTTGAAGATGGTACCAACTGGCAATATTCTTTTCTGGTAACTGGTGCTTTGAGTGCGATATGGGTTGTTTTGTGGATCAAAACCTACAAAAAACCTGAAGAACACACTTCAGTATCCAAAGAGGAACTCGCTTATATTAAGAGTGATACTTCTGCTGAGGAGGAGAAAGTAGAGAAATTGCCGTGGTCAACGGTGGTGAAGAAAAAGCAAACCTGGGCTTTTGCTGTCGGTAAAATGACCGATGGGGTTTGGTTCTTTTTTATGTTCTGGAGTGGTATGTTTTTCAAAGATACCTTCGGGGTAAGTATTAAAGAGTTGGGTGCCGCCTTGGTATTGGTTTATGTTTTTGCTGATTTGGGATCTATTGGTGGTGGCTACCTGCCGAAGTTTTTTATCAACAGAAACTGGTCACTGAATGCCGCACGAAAAACCTCCATGCTGATTTGCGCACTGTGCATTGTTCCTGTGGTTTTTGCCACCCTTACCGATAACCAGTGGATTGCTGCGATTTTGATTGCACTTGCTTCTGGAGGTCATCAGGCATGGTCTGCAAACCTGTTTACTGTCGCTTCAGACACCATGCCTAAAGCAGCTACCGCTTCGGTCGTTGGCTTTGGCGGAATGGTAGGGGCTGTAACAGGTATGGTCATTGACTTCTTCCTCGGGCACTATCTGGATGCTTTTGGCTCAAACGCCTATTTCTGGATGTTCCTTGTGGCAGGCTGCTCTTACCTGATCATTCTTGGCATTATCCACCTGATGTTGCCTAAGCTTGAAGAAGCAAAATTTTAA
- a CDS encoding gluconate 5-dehydrogenase translates to MKNAFNLSGKRALITGGTHGLGMAMATGLAQAGAELIINDVFEDKLEAALKTYRNAGFKASAYAFDVTNEAQVKESIARIEDEIGPIDILVNNAGIIKRVGAAEMEVSDFRQVIDIDLVGPFILSKFVGQRMIKRQAGKIINICSMMSELGRNSVSAYAAAKGGLKMLTRNLATEWAKHNIQVNGIGPGYFATTQTAPIRVDGHPFNDFILNRTPAARWGDPEDLAGTAVFLSSPASNFVNGQVIYVDGGILATIGKPHGEE, encoded by the coding sequence ATGAAAAACGCATTTAATTTATCAGGAAAAAGAGCTTTGATCACCGGTGGAACACACGGATTGGGCATGGCAATGGCGACAGGTTTGGCACAGGCAGGTGCAGAGTTGATTATCAACGATGTATTTGAAGACAAATTGGAAGCGGCGCTGAAAACCTACCGTAACGCGGGATTTAAGGCGAGTGCTTATGCATTCGATGTGACCAATGAAGCGCAAGTGAAAGAGTCTATCGCGCGCATCGAAGATGAAATTGGTCCGATTGATATCCTGGTAAACAATGCCGGAATTATCAAAAGGGTTGGTGCTGCAGAAATGGAAGTGTCGGATTTCCGTCAGGTTATTGACATTGATTTGGTAGGTCCGTTTATTTTGTCAAAATTTGTAGGGCAACGCATGATCAAGCGTCAGGCTGGAAAAATCATCAACATTTGTTCCATGATGAGTGAGCTTGGCAGAAACAGCGTATCGGCTTATGCAGCGGCAAAAGGCGGGCTGAAAATGCTTACCCGCAATTTGGCCACTGAGTGGGCGAAACACAATATTCAGGTCAATGGTATTGGTCCAGGTTATTTTGCTACAACGCAAACTGCACCAATCCGCGTAGATGGTCACCCATTCAACGATTTTATCCTGAACAGAACACCTGCGGCACGCTGGGGAGATCCTGAAGATTTGGCCGGCACTGCGGTATTTTTATCTTCACCTGCTTCTAACTTTGTTAATGGTCAGGTCATTTATGTGGATGGCGGGATTCTTGCCACCATCGGAAAACCTCACGGAGAAGAGTAA
- the kduI gene encoding 5-dehydro-4-deoxy-D-glucuronate isomerase — translation MKYESRYSTNPLDFKHYDTKRTREQYLIPQLFEVDEIMLTYTHEDRFIAGGAFPMSKALKLETIEPLKADYFLHRRELGVVNVGGKGEVSVDGVAYVLDYKEALYVGSGDKEVIFKSLDSAAPAQFYLNSTPAHQSFPNKKIGREDAIQIELGSPETANHRMLNKLIVNETVETCQLQMGMTALQNGSVWNTMPAHVHDRRMEVYFYFEVPEDQAVMHLMGEQEESRHIWMHDKQAVISPAWSMHSGAGTASYTFIWGMAGENLDYGDMDIFKITDLK, via the coding sequence ATGAAATACGAAAGTAGATATTCCACTAACCCATTAGATTTCAAGCATTACGACACCAAGCGTACGCGTGAGCAATATTTAATCCCACAATTATTTGAAGTGGATGAAATCATGTTGACTTACACCCACGAAGATCGCTTTATTGCCGGTGGAGCATTTCCAATGAGCAAGGCGTTGAAACTGGAAACCATTGAGCCATTGAAAGCTGATTATTTCTTACACCGAAGAGAATTGGGTGTTGTGAATGTTGGTGGAAAAGGAGAGGTTTCTGTGGACGGAGTGGCTTACGTACTGGATTATAAAGAAGCGTTGTACGTTGGTAGCGGCGACAAAGAAGTCATCTTCAAAAGCTTGGATTCGGCAGCACCAGCACAGTTTTACCTGAACTCAACACCTGCTCACCAATCATTCCCAAACAAAAAAATTGGCCGTGAAGATGCTATTCAGATCGAGCTTGGTTCTCCTGAAACAGCGAACCACAGAATGCTTAATAAGCTGATTGTGAATGAAACAGTAGAAACCTGCCAGTTGCAAATGGGAATGACGGCCCTGCAAAATGGAAGCGTTTGGAATACCATGCCGGCGCACGTTCATGACCGCCGTATGGAAGTTTATTTTTACTTTGAAGTACCGGAAGATCAGGCTGTAATGCACTTGATGGGAGAGCAGGAAGAAAGCCGCCATATCTGGATGCACGATAAGCAAGCAGTGATCTCTCCAGCATGGTCGATGCACTCAGGCGCAGGAACCGCAAGCTATACCTTTATCTGGGGAATGGCCGGTGAAAACCTGGATTATGGTGATATGGATATTTTTAAAATCACGGATCTTAAGTAA
- a CDS encoding LacI family DNA-binding transcriptional regulator produces the protein MSKATTIHDIAKRLSINSSTVSRALNNDDRVAAKTKARVQAMAEQMNYQPNQLAANLRKQRSNTIGVVVPYLSRHFFSTVIAGIEEQAHQHGFNVIICQSKEESEREIKNLETMLHSRVDGILISPTLAGDNLAFLSSMMDRKIPVYFFDRHFDEMDTTRVLMNDQAIAEEMCDHLLQQSSGSMRVLTGPIQASIYRARIQGILNSFRKHGLNTEEKLHIEEVPLTLDKSQELVKQWIQRQESFDMLFCMNDMAALGGLQALLDAGYQVPQDCMVVGFSNEPVSKLMHPAITTVHQPAVAMGKVVTKKLIQHIEEPESITYSETTILKSKLIIRASSLRNE, from the coding sequence ATGAGCAAAGCAACAACCATACACGATATTGCCAAACGGTTATCGATTAACAGTTCGACGGTATCGCGGGCACTGAATAATGACGATCGGGTGGCGGCGAAAACCAAAGCCCGTGTGCAGGCGATGGCCGAACAGATGAATTACCAGCCGAATCAGCTTGCGGCGAATTTACGAAAGCAACGCAGTAATACTATTGGAGTGGTTGTACCTTACTTGTCTCGGCATTTCTTTTCGACCGTCATTGCGGGTATTGAAGAGCAGGCGCATCAGCATGGGTTCAATGTCATTATTTGTCAGTCGAAAGAAGAAAGTGAGCGGGAAATCAAAAATTTGGAAACCATGCTGCACAGCCGTGTGGACGGTATCCTGATCTCCCCTACCCTTGCCGGGGATAATTTGGCCTTTTTATCCAGCATGATGGACAGAAAAATTCCGGTGTATTTTTTTGACCGTCATTTTGATGAAATGGATACCACAAGGGTATTAATGAACGATCAGGCCATAGCGGAGGAAATGTGTGACCACCTGTTGCAACAGAGCTCGGGGAGTATGCGGGTACTGACGGGCCCTATACAGGCAAGTATTTATCGGGCCCGAATTCAGGGGATTCTGAACAGTTTTCGGAAACATGGACTCAATACGGAGGAAAAATTACACATCGAAGAAGTTCCGCTTACATTGGATAAGTCGCAGGAGTTGGTCAAGCAGTGGATTCAGCGGCAGGAGTCTTTCGATATGCTTTTTTGCATGAATGATATGGCTGCCCTGGGCGGATTACAGGCTTTGCTGGATGCCGGATATCAGGTACCACAAGATTGTATGGTGGTGGGTTTCAGTAATGAACCCGTGAGTAAGTTGATGCACCCGGCCATTACGACGGTGCATCAGCCTGCAGTGGCGATGGGGAAAGTGGTGACCAAAAAATTGATTCAGCATATTGAAGAACCGGAGAGTATTACTTACAGCGAAACAACCATTCTGAAAAGTAAGCTCATTATTCGGGCATCTTCTTTAAGAAATGAATAA
- a CDS encoding DUF4861 domain-containing protein translates to MKKTLSILSLAALGFFGCQQQQNPTISLVNTLDFDRSDVPVTMSRSQLMEKLQQESVAFPQILTAEGQPVPCQWDDLNGDGQWDQLAFVVDIPAKASVEYQLKPSASKADFNRSTQIYMAKSPQKNEEYISLNAEIRPKDHIDPCYPMLYQYEGIGWENDKVAFRSYFDARNGKDIFGKRISDLILQDVGIKGTNYHNLADWGMDVLKVGTSLGSGAIGMEKNGKIYRLGITEEAKFRVVAEGPARAIAQVDYKGWKVDGKEYDITELITIWKGQYYYESQLILNGGDGSENLLTGVVNYKADNSVRYPKYNDQIACVSTFSAQAEDKEDPDQKLGMAVMVHQEVFKGFEEAPSTSYKNALALNLQKGDDKDEPITDTYLVKIKPTPQGSTFRYYACWELSDDRFKTAEGFNQLMKEEAEEMNAPLLLQ, encoded by the coding sequence ATGAAAAAAACGCTTTCTATCCTCAGCCTCGCAGCCCTTGGTTTTTTTGGCTGCCAGCAACAACAAAATCCGACCATCAGCCTGGTGAATACACTGGATTTTGACCGTTCCGATGTACCTGTAACGATGAGCCGGTCGCAACTCATGGAAAAATTACAGCAGGAATCAGTGGCATTTCCGCAAATCCTGACGGCCGAAGGGCAGCCTGTTCCCTGCCAGTGGGATGATCTCAATGGCGATGGGCAATGGGATCAACTCGCCTTTGTGGTGGATATTCCTGCCAAGGCCAGTGTGGAGTATCAATTAAAACCATCCGCAAGTAAGGCTGATTTTAATCGAAGTACGCAAATTTACATGGCCAAAAGTCCGCAGAAAAATGAGGAGTATATCTCACTGAATGCGGAAATTCGCCCTAAAGATCATATCGACCCATGTTACCCGATGCTTTACCAGTATGAAGGTATTGGCTGGGAGAATGACAAGGTGGCGTTTCGGAGTTACTTTGATGCCCGCAATGGGAAAGACATTTTTGGCAAAAGGATAAGTGATTTGATTTTGCAGGATGTGGGAATAAAGGGCACCAATTACCACAATCTCGCTGATTGGGGAATGGATGTATTGAAAGTGGGGACGTCCCTCGGTTCAGGTGCTATTGGAATGGAAAAAAATGGCAAGATCTACCGTTTGGGAATCACGGAGGAGGCGAAATTTCGCGTTGTTGCCGAAGGTCCCGCCCGTGCCATTGCGCAGGTGGATTATAAAGGATGGAAAGTGGACGGTAAGGAATATGATATTACAGAACTGATTACCATCTGGAAAGGGCAATACTATTATGAGAGTCAGTTGATTTTAAATGGTGGTGATGGAAGTGAAAACCTGCTGACCGGTGTGGTGAATTATAAAGCCGACAACAGTGTTCGATACCCAAAATACAATGACCAAATTGCTTGTGTGAGTACTTTCAGTGCACAGGCTGAAGATAAGGAAGATCCGGATCAGAAGTTGGGAATGGCCGTGATGGTTCATCAAGAGGTTTTCAAGGGCTTTGAAGAGGCGCCATCTACCAGTTATAAAAATGCACTGGCCCTGAATCTGCAAAAAGGTGATGATAAGGATGAACCGATCACAGATACTTATCTTGTGAAAATTAAGCCGACTCCACAGGGAAGTACTTTTCGCTACTATGCTTGTTGGGAATTGTCGGATGATCGATTTAAAACGGCTGAAGGTTTTAATCAGTTGATGAAGGAAGAGGCGGAAGAAATGAACGCACCACTCCTACTTCAATAG
- a CDS encoding ParA family protein produces the protein MSQLAKIKQFFEEREAISVSAIEKEAKLSKGRLRKILIGEGAMTPLVINRLRPVLENYGFSLGFRSTTISFYNYKGGVGKTTSVLSIGACLAKLGYKVLLVDFDGQANLTRSCGFTSRTRDIFAEEGPQVENYRIVQSGSLKRRIDLITSDIALHEREKDFGNRMDYYELLDKKLQKFKDEYDFILIDNCPGINDFPKLSIMASDYVMIPTQAEWDSIAGIPAAKELLEVFKEEKNRTVPLLGVFVTMYSNNQVAQEISLEELQNAHGDNLMKTIIPRNTAIQQARLTNKDILRYSRASDATKAYMELTEEMLRKLGFDKDKTKTAKAATAK, from the coding sequence ATGAGTCAGTTAGCAAAAATAAAACAGTTTTTCGAAGAACGGGAAGCCATTTCCGTCAGTGCCATTGAAAAAGAAGCCAAATTATCCAAAGGGCGATTACGCAAAATTTTGATCGGTGAAGGCGCCATGACCCCATTGGTGATTAACCGCTTGCGTCCGGTATTGGAGAATTATGGATTTTCCCTTGGCTTCCGTTCCACTACCATTTCTTTTTACAACTATAAAGGAGGTGTTGGAAAAACCACGTCGGTGCTTTCGATAGGTGCCTGTTTGGCAAAGCTGGGTTACAAGGTGTTGTTGGTAGATTTTGACGGGCAGGCCAATCTGACGCGTTCCTGTGGATTTACCTCACGGACAAGAGATATTTTTGCTGAAGAAGGTCCGCAGGTGGAAAACTATCGCATCGTGCAAAGTGGGTCACTGAAACGACGCATCGATTTGATCACTTCTGATATTGCATTGCATGAGCGTGAAAAGGATTTCGGGAATCGGATGGATTATTACGAGTTGTTGGATAAGAAGCTTCAGAAGTTCAAAGATGAGTACGACTTCATTCTGATTGACAACTGTCCGGGCATCAACGATTTTCCAAAACTCAGCATTATGGCTTCGGATTATGTGATGATCCCGACTCAGGCCGAGTGGGATTCCATTGCGGGTATTCCTGCGGCTAAAGAGCTGCTCGAGGTTTTCAAGGAAGAAAAAAACCGTACCGTGCCACTGTTGGGTGTTTTCGTGACCATGTATTCTAATAATCAGGTTGCACAGGAAATCAGTCTGGAAGAATTGCAAAATGCACATGGTGATAATCTGATGAAAACCATTATTCCAAGAAATACCGCTATTCAACAGGCACGCCTGACCAACAAGGATATTTTGCGCTACAGCCGCGCTTCTGATGCCACCAAAGCTTATATGGAGCTGACTGAAGAGATGCTTCGGAAGCTCGGATTTGATAAAGACAAAACAAAAACGGCAAAGGCGGCAACGGCTAAATAA